In Kordia antarctica, the following proteins share a genomic window:
- a CDS encoding MarC family protein, translated as MDNLITFSITVFTAFFAITNPISNMTVFVSLTQGADKKTKEDINKRANIIAFIIVAIFVLIGKYIFELFNISIPAFKITGGILIFFIGFDMLQSKTSSVKSIDNVNVDENIAVSPLAIPILAGPGTIVTAMNFVSNVETIHIILVILIFGFMSLLTYFTFRLSDLIVRIVGNNVISVIGKIMGLIIAIIGTGMIIQGVKISFGLI; from the coding sequence ATGGATAACTTAATTACATTTTCAATTACCGTATTTACGGCGTTTTTTGCAATAACCAATCCAATATCAAATATGACCGTTTTTGTATCCTTAACACAAGGTGCTGATAAAAAAACAAAAGAAGACATCAACAAACGAGCTAACATAATAGCTTTTATCATTGTTGCCATTTTTGTACTTATAGGTAAATATATTTTCGAATTATTTAATATCAGTATTCCTGCATTTAAAATTACAGGAGGTATCTTAATCTTTTTCATCGGTTTTGATATGTTACAGTCAAAAACATCTAGTGTAAAAAGTATTGATAATGTAAATGTTGATGAAAATATTGCGGTATCACCATTGGCAATTCCAATTTTAGCAGGACCAGGAACTATTGTTACCGCAATGAATTTTGTGTCCAATGTTGAAACGATACATATAATTTTAGTAATTCTTATATTTGGATTTATGAGTTTATTGACTTATTTCACTTTTAGATTGAGTGATCTCATTGTAAGAATAGTTGGTAATAACGTAATTTCTGTAATAGGAAAAATAATGGGACTTATTATAGCTATTATTGGTACAGGTATGATTATTCAAGGAGTTAAAATTTCCTTTGGTTTGATTTAA
- the argH gene encoding argininosuccinate lyase has translation MKLWDKGISIDKKIEAFTVGNDREIDIHIAKYDIQASVAHAKMLEKIRIISSEELQQLLEGLEELQLQVTNGTFVIESQFEDSHSKIEFELTKKYGDVGKKIHTARSRNDQVLVALQLFYKENLQLIIADTKTFFDTLLALAETHKEALLPGYTHLQVAMPSSFGLWFSAYAELLIDDVYVLNAALKTVDQNPLGSAAGYGSSFPIDRNFTTQELGFSTLKYNVVAAQMSRGKSERTISAALGSLCNTLSRFAMDICLYMSQNFDFITFPDELTTGSSIMPHKKNPDVFELIRGKCNKIQALQTEMILITNNLPSGYHRDFQLLKENIIAAFEDVKDILAIFNHSIQQVRVKDIDLTNEKYQYLFTVDSINNLVVDGVSFRDAYQKIGGEIQDGTYKPDMSKKHTHVGSIHNLCLDAIRAKFPT, from the coding sequence ATGAAACTCTGGGATAAAGGAATTAGTATTGATAAGAAAATAGAAGCATTTACGGTTGGAAACGATCGGGAAATTGATATTCATATTGCGAAATATGATATTCAAGCTTCAGTAGCGCATGCAAAAATGTTGGAAAAGATTCGTATTATTTCTTCGGAAGAACTCCAACAATTGTTAGAAGGTTTAGAGGAACTTCAATTGCAAGTAACCAACGGAACTTTTGTGATAGAATCGCAATTTGAAGATTCACATTCTAAAATTGAGTTTGAACTTACTAAAAAGTACGGCGATGTTGGAAAAAAGATTCATACAGCGCGCTCTCGAAATGATCAAGTTTTGGTAGCATTACAGTTATTTTATAAAGAAAATTTACAATTGATTATTGCTGATACAAAAACTTTTTTTGACACACTTTTAGCACTCGCAGAAACGCATAAAGAAGCGTTATTACCTGGTTATACACACTTGCAAGTCGCGATGCCTTCTTCTTTCGGATTGTGGTTTTCGGCGTATGCCGAATTGCTAATTGATGACGTATATGTATTGAATGCCGCATTGAAAACTGTAGATCAAAATCCGCTCGGTTCAGCCGCTGGATATGGAAGTTCATTTCCTATTGATAGAAATTTTACAACACAAGAATTAGGCTTTAGCACCCTAAAGTATAATGTAGTTGCTGCACAAATGAGTCGTGGAAAAAGTGAACGAACTATTTCCGCAGCTTTGGGAAGTTTGTGTAATACGTTGTCACGATTTGCCATGGATATTTGCTTGTATATGAGTCAGAATTTTGATTTTATTACTTTTCCCGATGAATTAACTACGGGAAGTAGCATTATGCCACATAAGAAGAATCCTGATGTTTTTGAATTGATTCGAGGTAAATGTAATAAGATTCAAGCTTTGCAAACTGAGATGATTTTGATTACAAATAATTTACCAAGTGGTTATCATCGTGATTTTCAATTGTTAAAAGAAAATATAATCGCGGCATTTGAAGACGTAAAAGATATTTTGGCAATATTTAATCATTCCATTCAGCAAGTTCGCGTGAAAGACATTGATCTAACAAATGAAAAATATCAATACCTTTTTACCGTGGATAGCATTAATAATTTAGTAGTAGATGGCGTTTCTTTTAGAGATGCGTATCAAAAAATTGGTGGTGAAATCCAAGATGGAACTTATAAACCAGATATGTCTAAAAAACATACGCATGTTGGTAGTATTCATAATTTGTGTTTGGATGCTATTAGAGCTAAGTTTCCAACGTAA
- a CDS encoding M20 family metallo-hydrolase, protein MNIQQLTSDAIALLQHLIETPSFSSEEDATAKLIENWFQQYEIPFTRTKNNVWATNLHFDESKPTLLLNSHHDTVKPNNGYTKDPFEAIVEDGKLYGLGSNDAGGCLVSLIATFTHFYNQQNLKYNLLIVASAEEESSGKDGLNSMLSIIPKIDVAIVGEPTLMQLAVAEKGLVVFDAVVKGTPSHAAHPNTNNAIYNTIDVLKWFQDYTFEKTSSALGDVKMTVTQINAGKQHNAVPANVELVVDVRVNDAYSNTDIVEILQKESPCDSIIPRSIKLNSSSIPVEHALVQAGIALGRETYGSPTLSDQAVLSCPSLKLGPGDSTRSHTADEFIYVREIEEGIDLYVRLLREIL, encoded by the coding sequence ATGAACATTCAACAACTAACAAGTGATGCAATTGCTTTGCTGCAACATCTTATTGAAACGCCTTCTTTTTCTTCGGAAGAAGACGCTACTGCAAAATTGATAGAAAATTGGTTTCAGCAGTATGAAATTCCTTTTACACGAACTAAAAATAACGTTTGGGCAACCAATTTACATTTCGATGAAAGTAAGCCAACGTTGTTATTAAACTCGCATCACGATACCGTAAAACCAAATAATGGCTATACAAAAGATCCGTTTGAAGCGATTGTTGAAGACGGGAAATTGTACGGTTTGGGAAGCAATGACGCTGGCGGTTGTTTGGTTTCATTGATTGCTACATTTACACACTTTTATAATCAACAAAACTTAAAATATAATTTGCTTATCGTCGCTTCCGCAGAAGAAGAAAGCAGCGGAAAAGATGGACTGAATAGTATGCTTTCCATCATTCCAAAAATTGATGTCGCTATTGTCGGAGAGCCAACATTGATGCAATTGGCGGTTGCCGAAAAAGGATTGGTGGTTTTTGATGCTGTTGTGAAAGGAACGCCGAGCCACGCCGCACATCCAAATACGAATAATGCTATTTATAATACGATTGATGTGTTGAAATGGTTTCAAGATTATACGTTTGAAAAGACATCTTCCGCTTTGGGCGATGTGAAAATGACCGTTACACAAATTAATGCTGGAAAACAACATAATGCCGTTCCTGCGAATGTAGAATTGGTCGTAGATGTTCGTGTGAATGATGCATATTCGAACACTGATATTGTTGAAATTCTTCAGAAAGAATCGCCTTGCGACAGTATTATTCCGAGAAGCATTAAATTGAATTCATCTTCAATTCCTGTGGAACATGCTTTGGTACAAGCCGGAATTGCTTTGGGTAGAGAAACGTATGGTTCGCCAACTTTATCGGACCAGGCAGTATTGTCGTGTCCGTCTTTGAAATTAGGTCCTGGCGATAGTACGCGTTCGCACACAGCCGATGAGTTTATTTATGTTCGGGAAATTGAGGAAGGTATTGATTTGTATGTTAGGTTGTTGAGAGAAATATTGTGA
- the argB gene encoding acetylglutamate kinase yields the protein MQTLKVIKIGGNIIDDEDALNSFLEDFAQLKSPKILIHGGGKLATKLAQEMNVEVVMNEGRRITDAKTLDIITMVYAGKVNKTIVAKLQANNCNSVGFSGADGNSIVSEKRPIQEVDYGFVGDVKKVNTPIIQVLLDNGITPVFSAITHDENGQLLNTNGDTIASELAIAFAKAYRTELYYCFEKNGVLKDINDDDSVIENINTETYQTLLKDGTISDGMLPKLKNCFYALEHQVQKICIGKPAMLFNENITHTTIQK from the coding sequence ATGCAAACATTGAAAGTCATAAAAATAGGTGGGAATATTATTGATGATGAAGATGCATTGAATTCTTTTTTAGAAGATTTTGCGCAACTAAAATCTCCAAAAATATTGATTCATGGTGGCGGAAAATTAGCAACCAAATTAGCGCAAGAAATGAACGTTGAAGTTGTAATGAATGAAGGAAGACGAATTACGGATGCGAAAACTTTAGACATTATCACCATGGTGTATGCAGGAAAAGTGAATAAAACAATTGTTGCTAAATTACAAGCAAACAACTGTAATTCCGTTGGTTTTTCTGGAGCTGACGGAAATAGTATTGTTTCTGAAAAACGCCCGATTCAAGAAGTTGATTACGGTTTTGTTGGCGATGTAAAAAAAGTAAATACACCAATTATTCAAGTTTTACTAGATAACGGAATTACACCTGTTTTTTCGGCTATTACACATGATGAAAATGGGCAATTATTAAACACAAATGGAGATACGATTGCTTCTGAATTAGCAATTGCTTTCGCGAAAGCGTATCGCACCGAATTGTATTATTGTTTCGAAAAAAATGGTGTATTAAAAGATATTAATGACGATGATTCAGTAATTGAAAACATCAACACAGAAACCTATCAAACTTTATTAAAAGATGGCACTATTTCAGATGGAATGTTGCCCAAACTCAAAAATTGTTTTTACGCACTAGAACATCAAGTACAAAAAATTTGCATTGGAAAACCAGCAATGCTTTTCAATGAAAATATAACGCACACAACTATTCAAAAATGA
- a CDS encoding N-acetylornithine carbamoyltransferase gives MKKYTNIYDISNIPEIIQEAIHLKKNPFAHENLGKHKTLVMLFFNASLRTRLSTEKAAKNLGMQVMILNVNDTWNLEFEDGTVMNFNTTEHVKEAAQVISQYADIIAIRAFPSLTNKEKDASEWILNRFTKHATVPIINMESATMHPLQALADAITIEELKTIKKPKVVLTWAPHPKALPQAVANSFVEMMENIDVDFCITHPKGYELNPEITLETQINYNQAEALKDADFVYAKNWSSYSNYGEILSQDANWMLTQEKIKTAKFMHCLPVRRNVVVEDAVLDSNNSIVIQQANNRTYAAQIVLKKILENL, from the coding sequence ATGAAAAAATACACCAACATATATGATATTTCTAACATTCCTGAAATCATACAGGAAGCAATTCACTTAAAGAAAAATCCTTTTGCACATGAAAATTTAGGGAAACATAAAACCTTAGTCATGTTATTTTTCAATGCCAGTTTGCGCACACGATTGAGCACCGAAAAAGCTGCAAAAAACCTAGGAATGCAAGTCATGATTTTGAATGTGAATGATACTTGGAATCTAGAATTTGAAGATGGAACTGTGATGAATTTCAATACGACGGAACATGTGAAAGAAGCTGCACAAGTCATTTCGCAATACGCAGATATTATTGCAATTAGAGCTTTTCCAAGTTTGACAAATAAAGAAAAAGATGCTTCCGAGTGGATTTTGAATCGTTTTACAAAACACGCAACGGTTCCTATTATTAATATGGAAAGTGCTACAATGCATCCGTTGCAAGCATTGGCAGATGCGATCACTATTGAAGAATTAAAAACTATTAAAAAACCAAAAGTAGTGCTGACTTGGGCGCCACATCCGAAAGCATTGCCGCAAGCAGTTGCAAATTCGTTTGTAGAAATGATGGAGAATATAGACGTTGATTTTTGCATTACACATCCAAAAGGATACGAATTGAATCCTGAAATTACGTTGGAAACACAAATTAATTACAATCAAGCGGAAGCGTTGAAAGATGCCGATTTTGTGTATGCAAAAAACTGGAGTAGTTATTCCAATTATGGGGAAATTTTAAGCCAAGATGCAAATTGGATGCTTACGCAGGAAAAAATAAAAACTGCAAAATTTATGCATTGCTTGCCAGTGAGAAGAAATGTTGTTGTGGAAGATGCAGTGTTAGATTCCAATAATTCTATAGTTATTCAACAAGCAAATAATAGAACGTATGCAGCACAAATTGTGTTGAAGAAAATCTTAGAAAATTTATAG